ATGCTTCCTTTAAATTACGGATTATCGGTTATACTAGTACGGCTTGTTTTTCACCCGATAAGCCAAGCGTCTGAGCCGTTGAAGTATGAATTTCTTGGATAAGCTCTGGGTTTTTTAACAATGACACGCCGTAAGAAGGAATCATTTCTTTAATTTTCGGTTCCCACTCTTTAATATGTTGAGGGAAGCATTTCTTAATGACTTCTAGCATGACGTGAACAGCAGTAGAAGCACCCGGAGAAGCACCGAGCAATGCTGCTATTGAGCCATCCGCTGCACTAATAACTTCCGTACCAAATTGAAGCGTTCCTTTGCCGGCATCCGTGTCTTTGATTACTTGTACACGTTGACCTGCTACAACCAAATCCCAATCATCGATGCTTGCGTTGGGGATAAATTCACGTAGCTCCTCCAAGCGCTTTTCTTTCGATAACATCACCTGCTGAATCAGGTATTTGGTCAATGACATGTTTTTGGCGCCTGCAGCCAACATAGTTACGACATTATTCGGCTTTACAGAAGTAATCAAATCAAACATAGAGCCGGATTTGAGAAACTTAGGTGAGAAGCCAGCAAAAGGGCCAAATAGCAACGATTTTTTATTGTCGATAAATCTTGTATCAAGATGCGGCACGGACATTGGAGGAGCGCCAACCTTAGCTTTTCCATACACCTTTGCATGATGCTGCTCGACAATATCCGGATTATTGCACACCATGAATATCCCGCTTACCGGGAATCCTCCAAGACGCTTTCCTTCAGGAATACCCGATTTTTGCAGCAAATGTACGCTTCCGCCTCCGCCTCCGATAAAGACGAATTTGGCAGTATGGCGTTCAACGTTACCACTATCGACATTTCGTACTTTTAGTTGCCACGAGCCATCGCTAGTACGTTTAATATTATCAACACTTTGCTTATATTTTATATCAACGTTTTTACTCTTTAAGTGGTCAAACAGCATGCGCGTTAAAGCACCAAAATTGACGTCTGTTCCAGAGTCTATTTTGGTTGCTGCAATAGCCTCATTCAATGGACGATCTTGCATAATAAGCGGGATCCATTCCATCAGCTTCTCAGGATCATCTGAGAACTCCATCCCTTGAAACAGTGGATTGTTTGACAAGGCTTCAAAACGCTTCTTCAGAAAAGCGACATTTTGTTCCCCTTGTACCATACTCATATGAGGCAATGGCATAATAAAATCCTGCGGATTATTTACCAGCTTGCTGTTTACAAGATAAGACCAGAACTGCATGGATAGCTGAAACTGTTCATTTATATTTATAGCTTTACTAATATCTATAGATCCGTCTGGTTTTTCGACGGTGTAGTTAAGCTCGCACAGTGCCGCATGCCCAGTTCCTGCATTATTCCATTCGTTGGAGCTTTCCTCGCCTGCATTTTCCAGCTTTTCAAACACTTTAATTTCCCAGTCCGGTACTAATTCCTTCAGAAGTGTCCCCAATGTCGCACTCATGATTCCGGCACCAATCAAGATAACATCTGTTTTAGTTTGTCCGTTGCTCATTTTTACCGTCCTTATTCCCTACGTTTTGCAGAAAGGATGTAGACGATCCTGCTTAGGCGCCACAGCAAGCCAGAGCGCGACCTTGTCACACATCTTTTCTGGATCAATTATTACCCTATCACTTAGTGTATCACTATTAATAATAGATTAAAATATTTATTACTATTATATGATAGTTATTAGTTACCAGTGCATCTAATACTTAGCTTTCCGCAATATAAAATGGCCGATTCCATAAACTTGGCGTGGAGTATAGATGGCATTCTAAGTTCTTTAAGTGGTACATTTACAAACAACATGTTTATTGAGAGGAGTAACACAATGCAAATAAATATTCCTGGACGAGAAAGCCTTACACTTACTCACCTCGTTCTAGATTTTAATGGAACAATTGCTCTAGACGGGCTGATTCTTCCGAGTGTCAGAGAAAAGCTTGAAGAGCTTAACCCATTATTAAAAATTCATGTATTAACTGCTGACAGTAATGGGAGTGCGGCTACAGAATGTGAAGGTTTTCCCGTAGAGCTGCATGTTATTGGTAAAGATAATCAGCGGGAGGAAAAGCGGAAGTTTATTAGCCAGCTTGAACAAGGCGTTGCTGTTATTGGCAACGGTGTGAATGATGAGCTCATGTTTCGAGAAGCTGATCTTTCGATTGCAGTAATTGGAAAAGAAGGCTGTGCAACGGTAACGTTAATGTCTAGTGATATAGTCGTGACAGACATAATTGACGGATTAGACTTGTTAATCAATCATCATCGTCTTATTCCTACACTTAGAAATTAAATAAAGACCGATCCGTTCCGTCATGAAGAATGACGGATCAGACCGACCCGAATCAACACATCTCTAAAGCACCTTATATTCGCTTCGTTATTAGAGCAAAATTCTGTTTTCCAATATATTTTTCATACTGATATGAGACTTTGATGGTCCGAACTTTATAAGTGTATCTTGAAATTCAGCGAGCTCCTCAATAGAGGCGGTTTGTACCTTAATGAGATAATTATATTCTCCACTAATGCGAAATAAATCAGTTACTTCCCTAGCCTGTTTACAAAAATCGGTAATTTCTTGGCAATGCTCTGTTTTTAATAGAATAAACGTGGTCGTGCCTCGATTCATATCCCGTAAATTAAAAATGGTGTTATACCCGGAAATGATATTTTTCTCTTCCAGCTTAATCATTCTTTCTTTAACGGATGGTTGCGACATCGAAACCTCTTTGCTGATTTGAGAAACGGACATTCTTGCATTGTATTGAAGTAAAGCCATAATCTTTTTATCAATCTCATCCATAAGATGTTCCATATCAAGAGCCTCCTAACCTTATTTATAAAATAAACCAATTTAACTAAAATACCTTTTATTATGCAAGCATACTACTATAAAGCACTTATCTCTTGTATATATCTCATATTTTAATGCAATTATAATAAATATAAATGAGATAAGGGAGCGATATAGATGAGCGTTAAAGGTCTCTCGCATGTAGCGATCCAAGCAAAAGATTATAAAGCAACTATTACATTTTACATTGAGGTTTTAGGGTTCAAGCTAGGTCATCATTGGAGTTTACCATCCTTTCAAATTAAAGAAGCTTCCATGCTCATTTCACCTGACCAAAGAACCTGCATTGAGATCTTTGATAACGATGCCGTCATCCCCGCCCAGGGGAAGAAGGCATTGTCTGAAGAAGATGTAGCTCACGGAGCTTTATTACATTTCGCCTTCTATGTGGATAATGTAGATGAAATATTTCAAAAAGCCCTTGCTCATGGAGCAAGGGCTTTTGTACAACCGGATTACCTTTCTCTTGGCGAGCCGCCTCTTCTAGTAAAAAATGCTATCATCCACAGTCCCAATGGGGAAATTATCGAATTTATTGAAGATGTTGATTTTGATATGTCTACTAACACTATGTAAATTAAGCCGATGTTCGTGTTCCTAGGGTCGGAATTTTGTCTCTAGCTTCCTTCAGATTCCACCTAACGATGGACACCCTTGCTCTTGGCTAGTGGTTGGCAACTACAAGCCCCCACAGCGGACTTTCACCACCTAGTTAATCGCCATGCATGGCATACTGAAAATGGGGCTATCCCATAAGTGAGCTTATGGGATAGCCCCTGCTTTGACCTCGTTGCTCGAAATATTCGAACAACACCACTTAATCGCGCCTCTTCCGGTCCTCGTTGCTCGATATATTCGAACAACACCACTCAATCGTGCCTCTTCCGGTCCTCGTTGCTCGAAATATTCGAACAACACCATTCAATCGCGCCTCTTCCGGACCTCGTTGCTCGAAATATTCGAACAACACCACTCAATCGTGCCTCTTCCGGTCCTCGTTACTCGAAATATTCGAACAACACCACTCAATCGTGCCTCTTCCGGACCTCGTTGCTCGAAATATTCGAACAACACCATTCATAGTGCCTCTTCCGGTCCTCGTTGCTCAAAATATTCGAACAACACCACTCAATCGTGCCTCTTCCGGACCTCGTTGCTCGAAAATATTCGAACAACACCACTCAATCGTGCCTCTTCCGGTCCTCGTTGCTCGAAATATTCGAACAACACCACTTAATCGTGCCTCTTCCGGACCTCATTGCTCGAAATATTCGAACAACACCACTCAATCGTGCTGGGTCATGCCCTGCTAGAGTTGTAATTCCCTCTCCAACGGTCGGTGTCTTGTTACTTATGGAGGCTATTTCCGCTATGTTCCGATGACCATTTCCAGCTCCATGCCAAGCACGTTGGCCAATCGCTCGATTTGTTTTCCCGTATGGCCAACGCCCAATGCAAAATGGTGGGTAGGTCCGGCTGCGCACCATCTCTCGATAAAGTCAGCGACACTGCAATTGAAGCTGCAACGGGTATTGGTATTGCCGGTTTGCGGAATTTCGCCTTTGATCGATTCGCCTTCGGCAGCAATCATCTTGTAACGGCCATCCGCGGTCTGGGAGATTCCCAGCAAGGTAACTGGCCCCGCTTGGATGCTGAATTCCACGCCGATGCCGGAGCCGCTTTTG
This portion of the Cohnella abietis genome encodes:
- a CDS encoding malate:quinone oxidoreductase, producing MSNGQTKTDVILIGAGIMSATLGTLLKELVPDWEIKVFEKLENAGEESSNEWNNAGTGHAALCELNYTVEKPDGSIDISKAININEQFQLSMQFWSYLVNSKLVNNPQDFIMPLPHMSMVQGEQNVAFLKKRFEALSNNPLFQGMEFSDDPEKLMEWIPLIMQDRPLNEAIAATKIDSGTDVNFGALTRMLFDHLKSKNVDIKYKQSVDNIKRTSDGSWQLKVRNVDSGNVERHTAKFVFIGGGGGSVHLLQKSGIPEGKRLGGFPVSGIFMVCNNPDIVEQHHAKVYGKAKVGAPPMSVPHLDTRFIDNKKSLLFGPFAGFSPKFLKSGSMFDLITSVKPNNVVTMLAAGAKNMSLTKYLIQQVMLSKEKRLEELREFIPNASIDDWDLVVAGQRVQVIKDTDAGKGTLQFGTEVISAADGSIAALLGASPGASTAVHVMLEVIKKCFPQHIKEWEPKIKEMIPSYGVSLLKNPELIQEIHTSTAQTLGLSGEKQAVLV
- a CDS encoding HAD family hydrolase, with the translated sequence MQINIPGRESLTLTHLVLDFNGTIALDGLILPSVREKLEELNPLLKIHVLTADSNGSAATECEGFPVELHVIGKDNQREEKRKFISQLEQGVAVIGNGVNDELMFREADLSIAVIGKEGCATVTLMSSDIVVTDIIDGLDLLINHHRLIPTLRN
- a CDS encoding Lrp/AsnC family transcriptional regulator, yielding MEHLMDEIDKKIMALLQYNARMSVSQISKEVSMSQPSVKERMIKLEEKNIISGYNTIFNLRDMNRGTTTFILLKTEHCQEITDFCKQAREVTDLFRISGEYNYLIKVQTASIEELAEFQDTLIKFGPSKSHISMKNILENRILL
- a CDS encoding VOC family protein; translated protein: MSVKGLSHVAIQAKDYKATITFYIEVLGFKLGHHWSLPSFQIKEASMLISPDQRTCIEIFDNDAVIPAQGKKALSEEDVAHGALLHFAFYVDNVDEIFQKALAHGARAFVQPDYLSLGEPPLLVKNAIIHSPNGEIIEFIEDVDFDMSTNTM